One Oceanicoccus sagamiensis genomic region harbors:
- a CDS encoding TonB-dependent receptor, which produces MAYSKSVVKPIVAGILLSSVAQSGMLSAQVLEEIIVTAQLRAESLQDVPVSVSAISGSKMMEAGIDKIEDLQAYVPNLTMSETGIGTNIYIRGIGSGINQGFEQSTGMYIDGVSYGRAQLSRAPFLDLERVEVLRGPQNILFGKNSIAGALSMITAKPGDEFEGSVSALYEPDAEEEVYDLMLSGPITDRIGARLAYRNRSMDGYMENLTNGDDEPGRDEETIRFIINMDVTDDLDISLKYESGDFDVTGRQIEIVEEEPSDTSGLTYAQILFAGGGGVFPPQDISVLNNTQDYRRSSNGDYSENSTENITLTANYAVADHTLTVIAASNSYDYEELCDCDFTGANVFLLLSEEDYEQYSFEARIASDVGQTFEYIGGMYYQDSDLEFTDDFQVAANSIIADVVNVNPAAPAPGLGEFMRDTSAMRDFQQDSELWSVFAQVTWNIADDMRLTLGGRYSDEEKEASRAIDVTNPDGSALTGAQAIVAPGVYDVVFGLETHEVADKRTEDNFAPLITGEWDMNEEVMLYATASQGYKSGGFDVRSNAAPPTGTFEFGEEEATSFEFGAKTSLLDGAAELNVAMFFTQYDDLQVSVFDGQVGFNVGNAAEAETQGIELDGRLALTDSLTLSGAIAFLDFEFKDFKTGQCNQGQVPDFPDGNCDYTGDTNQYVADWSGNLSLDYFTAVGESLEFRSTLDVIFTDDYNPSQTLDPELDQDGYAKVNARIALSDNAAGWEVAVVGKNLTDEDVMTYGNATPLAFSIFGAKSRYAFFERDRSVAIQGVYRF; this is translated from the coding sequence ATGGCTTATTCAAAGTCTGTAGTTAAACCAATCGTAGCGGGCATTTTGTTAAGCTCCGTTGCTCAATCGGGCATGTTGTCTGCGCAAGTGCTTGAAGAAATTATTGTAACCGCCCAATTACGAGCAGAGAGTTTGCAGGATGTTCCTGTTTCTGTATCGGCGATTTCTGGTAGTAAGATGATGGAGGCGGGTATCGATAAGATCGAAGACCTGCAGGCCTATGTTCCCAATTTAACCATGTCCGAGACCGGTATCGGTACCAATATTTATATTCGGGGTATTGGTTCTGGTATTAACCAGGGTTTTGAACAGTCCACGGGTATGTATATCGACGGCGTTTCTTATGGTCGTGCGCAGCTATCCAGAGCGCCTTTTCTTGATCTTGAGCGGGTGGAAGTCTTGCGGGGCCCACAAAACATCCTCTTTGGTAAAAACAGTATTGCTGGTGCTTTAAGCATGATTACAGCAAAGCCTGGTGACGAGTTTGAGGGTTCAGTTTCTGCGCTTTATGAGCCCGATGCTGAGGAAGAAGTTTATGATCTGATGTTATCGGGTCCGATTACTGATCGTATTGGTGCTCGATTGGCTTATAGAAATCGCAGTATGGACGGTTATATGGAAAACCTGACCAATGGCGATGATGAGCCTGGTCGTGATGAAGAAACGATTCGCTTTATTATTAATATGGATGTCACCGATGATTTAGATATCAGTTTAAAATATGAGTCTGGTGACTTTGATGTGACGGGACGTCAAATTGAAATCGTTGAGGAAGAGCCATCCGATACCAGCGGTTTAACCTATGCACAAATCCTGTTTGCTGGTGGCGGTGGTGTCTTTCCTCCGCAGGATATCAGCGTGCTAAATAATACTCAGGATTACCGTCGTTCTTCGAATGGTGATTACAGTGAAAACAGTACAGAGAATATCACCCTGACGGCGAATTATGCCGTTGCTGATCATACACTGACAGTCATTGCCGCTTCTAACAGCTATGACTATGAAGAGCTGTGTGACTGTGATTTTACCGGCGCCAATGTCTTCCTGTTACTGAGTGAAGAGGATTACGAGCAATATAGCTTTGAAGCCAGAATTGCTTCAGATGTAGGCCAGACGTTTGAATATATCGGTGGTATGTATTACCAGGATAGTGATCTGGAATTTACCGATGATTTTCAGGTGGCTGCCAATAGTATTATTGCCGATGTGGTTAATGTTAACCCGGCGGCACCAGCCCCTGGCTTGGGTGAGTTTATGCGGGATACCTCAGCCATGAGGGATTTTCAGCAGGACAGTGAGCTATGGTCGGTTTTCGCCCAGGTGACCTGGAATATTGCCGATGATATGCGCCTGACTTTGGGTGGCCGTTATTCTGATGAAGAAAAAGAAGCCAGCCGTGCAATTGATGTAACCAATCCTGATGGCTCTGCTTTAACCGGAGCTCAAGCCATTGTTGCGCCAGGGGTTTATGACGTCGTATTTGGTCTTGAGACTCATGAAGTCGCCGATAAGCGCACAGAAGATAATTTTGCGCCGTTAATTACCGGTGAGTGGGATATGAATGAAGAGGTTATGTTATACGCTACCGCCAGTCAGGGCTATAAGTCCGGTGGTTTTGATGTGCGCTCAAACGCAGCACCACCAACAGGTACTTTTGAGTTTGGTGAAGAAGAAGCGACCAGCTTTGAATTTGGTGCCAAAACATCATTGCTAGATGGTGCTGCAGAATTAAACGTCGCGATGTTCTTTACCCAGTATGATGACTTGCAGGTCAGTGTGTTTGATGGCCAGGTTGGTTTTAATGTGGGTAATGCGGCAGAAGCAGAAACACAGGGTATTGAATTGGATGGTCGCTTGGCTTTAACCGACTCTTTAACCTTGTCGGGTGCTATCGCATTTCTTGACTTTGAATTTAAAGACTTTAAAACCGGTCAGTGTAATCAAGGGCAAGTTCCAGATTTCCCTGATGGAAACTGTGATTACACCGGTGATACCAACCAGTATGTTGCAGACTGGAGTGGTAACCTGAGCCTGGATTACTTTACGGCTGTGGGTGAAAGTCTTGAGTTCCGCTCTACGCTGGATGTGATCTTTACCGATGATTATAACCCCAGCCAAACGCTGGACCCTGAACTGGATCAGGATGGTTATGCCAAAGTCAATGCGCGCATAGCATTGTCTGATAATGCAGCCGGTTGGGAAGTTGCCGTGGTTGGTAAAAACTTAACCGATGAAGATGTCATGACCTATGGCAACGCGACGCCTTTAGCCTTTAGTATTTTTGGCGCAAAGAGCCGTTACGCTTTCTTCGAGCGTGATCGCAGTGTTGCAATTCAGGGTGTTTACCGCTTCTAA
- a CDS encoding flavodoxin family protein: protein MKHLLIIYHSQSGTTRALAEAVLRGAVTEPLIEPRLVPAMEAGVEELLWADALVFATPENFGYISGGLKDFFDRTYYAVASRQINLPYAVIISAGNDGTGALRQLQRIAKGYPLRCVTEPVILVGELSTEGLAASEELGAAIAAGLGMGIY, encoded by the coding sequence ATGAAGCATTTACTGATTATTTATCATAGCCAGTCGGGTACCACTCGAGCACTGGCAGAGGCGGTTCTGCGCGGTGCTGTTACAGAACCCCTTATTGAACCCCGATTAGTGCCAGCCATGGAGGCGGGTGTTGAAGAGTTGCTATGGGCAGATGCATTGGTTTTTGCTACCCCGGAAAATTTTGGTTACATATCAGGGGGTTTGAAAGATTTTTTTGACCGTACCTATTATGCGGTAGCGTCGCGGCAGATTAATTTGCCCTATGCGGTGATTATTAGTGCTGGCAATGATGGTACCGGTGCTCTTAGGCAGTTGCAACGGATTGCCAAGGGCTACCCGCTGCGTTGTGTCACTGAGCCTGTTATTTTGGTGGGCGAGCTATCAACCGAAGGGCTTGCGGCCAGTGAAGAGCTGGGCGCCGCCATAGCGGCTGGTCTCGGTATGGGAATCTACTAA
- a CDS encoding VanZ family protein has product MTLVFLSRVAFYPTLLAVSLLSVLPQEQVVISTGWDKANHALAFFVLLALLDHAYPTAHLWWKKLLPLLAYGVVIELLQSQIPGRYASGLDVFGDIVGLLAYLLIRPVILNHIPFVDADQFR; this is encoded by the coding sequence GTGACATTGGTTTTTCTGAGTCGGGTGGCTTTTTACCCCACCTTGCTAGCTGTCAGCCTGCTGTCAGTGCTGCCGCAAGAACAGGTGGTTATATCTACAGGCTGGGATAAGGCCAATCATGCGTTGGCTTTTTTTGTGTTGTTGGCACTGTTAGATCATGCGTATCCCACTGCCCACTTATGGTGGAAGAAATTGCTGCCATTATTGGCTTACGGGGTAGTGATTGAGTTGCTGCAGTCACAGATTCCCGGACGATATGCGTCCGGCTTAGATGTGTTTGGGGATATTGTCGGTTTGCTGGCCTATCTGCTGATTCGTCCAGTCATTCTTAATCATATCCCTTTTGTTGATGCCGATCAGTTTCGCTGA
- the pepN gene encoding aminopeptidase N, protein MRDAQPKTIFLKDYQVPDFLIEKTDLYFSLDEDKSVVTATLSLRRNPAATDQTAALVLHGQELVLLTVSIDGQALSDADYHCSSDSLTIQKVPDSFVLQCMTEIKPQENTSLEGLYKSNTMYCTQCEAEGFRKITYYLDRPDVMSVFTTTVEADKERYPVLLSNGNNVASGDKDNGRHWVKWDDPFKKPAYLFALVAGDLEYTEDHFTTQSGDDVTLRIFVEPKDLDKCAHAMSSLINSMRWDEDVYGREYDLSIFNIVAVDDFNMGAMENKSLNIFNTSCVLAKPETTTDAGFQRVEGVVAHEYFHNWSGNRVTCRDWFQLSLKEGFTVYRDAEFSADMGSRTVKRVEDVSLLRTVQFAEDGGPMAHPVRPESFMEISNFYTVTIYEKGAEVVRMIANLLGPEDFRKGTDLYFDRHDGQAVTCEDFVKAMEDAAGIDLTQFRRWYSQAGTPRVAVEGVYDAAAQSYSLTVEQHCPATPGQEQKQPFHIPMAMALLGQDGALPLHLDNTANAGLEMVVDITQARQTFVFNQVKEKPVPSLLRGFSAPVKLSFDYSRDDLLFLMSNDSDGFIRWDASQQLGVQVLNEMIAALQKGEEPTVDPRLITAYRSILQDESLDKAMVALMLKLPSEAYMTEISDDVDVHAIYNARTLARLTIAKQLEQELWQALRNNHCTEEYQPSALQIAQRSLKNTALAYLMLLDTQEALDAAVEQFDHANNMTDVLAAFNVILNSGFGMQKQRVLKLFYERWQHESLVVNQWFMAQAVCSVPGTLEHVKGLMSHPAFDLKNPNKVRALIGAFCGQNAVNFHQRDGAGYRFLADQIIALNSLNPQVASRLLGPLTKWKKYSEASRLLMKAELERIMAEPGLSSDVFEVVSKSLKA, encoded by the coding sequence ATGCGTGATGCGCAGCCTAAAACCATTTTCCTGAAAGATTATCAGGTGCCCGATTTTTTGATTGAAAAAACGGATTTATATTTTTCACTGGATGAAGATAAGTCGGTGGTGACTGCCACGCTAAGTCTACGTCGAAATCCCGCAGCCACTGATCAAACTGCTGCCTTGGTACTGCATGGTCAGGAGCTGGTACTGCTCACTGTCAGTATTGATGGGCAAGCCTTATCCGATGCTGACTATCACTGCAGTAGTGACTCTTTAACTATTCAGAAAGTGCCGGATAGTTTTGTCTTGCAGTGTATGACGGAAATAAAACCTCAGGAAAATACCTCCCTCGAAGGTCTGTATAAATCTAACACCATGTATTGCACTCAGTGTGAGGCCGAGGGGTTTCGCAAGATTACCTATTATCTGGATCGTCCTGATGTAATGTCAGTATTTACCACCACAGTAGAGGCTGATAAAGAACGCTATCCGGTATTGCTATCCAATGGCAATAATGTGGCGTCAGGGGATAAAGACAACGGCCGTCACTGGGTTAAATGGGACGACCCCTTTAAAAAACCCGCCTATTTATTTGCGCTGGTGGCAGGGGATTTAGAGTATACCGAAGATCATTTTACCACCCAGTCTGGTGATGACGTCACCCTGCGTATTTTTGTCGAGCCCAAAGATCTCGATAAATGCGCCCATGCGATGAGCTCTTTAATTAACTCCATGCGTTGGGACGAAGACGTCTACGGCCGTGAGTATGACTTATCGATCTTTAATATTGTCGCCGTTGATGACTTCAATATGGGGGCAATGGAAAACAAGAGCCTGAATATTTTTAATACCTCCTGTGTACTGGCAAAGCCAGAAACCACCACCGATGCGGGTTTTCAGCGGGTTGAGGGTGTGGTGGCACACGAGTACTTTCATAACTGGTCCGGTAATCGTGTCACCTGTCGGGACTGGTTTCAGCTAAGTTTAAAAGAAGGTTTTACCGTTTACCGCGATGCCGAGTTTTCTGCGGATATGGGTTCCAGAACCGTGAAGCGGGTAGAGGATGTTTCTCTACTACGTACCGTGCAGTTTGCGGAAGATGGTGGGCCGATGGCACACCCGGTCCGCCCTGAGTCCTTTATGGAAATCTCCAATTTCTACACCGTGACCATTTATGAAAAAGGGGCCGAGGTGGTGCGGATGATTGCCAATTTACTGGGGCCAGAGGATTTCCGTAAAGGAACCGATCTCTATTTTGACCGCCACGATGGTCAGGCCGTGACCTGCGAAGATTTTGTGAAAGCGATGGAGGATGCCGCTGGTATCGATTTGACGCAATTCAGGCGTTGGTACTCTCAGGCGGGCACTCCACGGGTTGCGGTTGAGGGCGTTTATGATGCAGCTGCGCAAAGCTATAGCTTAACAGTAGAGCAGCATTGCCCGGCAACACCGGGGCAAGAGCAAAAGCAACCTTTTCATATCCCCATGGCGATGGCTTTATTGGGGCAGGATGGCGCTTTGCCACTGCATCTCGATAATACAGCTAACGCTGGCTTGGAGATGGTTGTCGATATTACGCAAGCCCGGCAGACCTTTGTCTTTAACCAGGTGAAAGAAAAGCCGGTACCGAGTTTGTTAAGGGGGTTTTCAGCCCCGGTAAAATTATCCTTCGATTACAGTCGTGATGATTTGTTGTTCTTAATGAGCAATGACAGCGATGGTTTTATCCGCTGGGACGCTTCCCAGCAGTTAGGTGTGCAAGTGCTTAATGAGATGATTGCCGCTTTACAAAAGGGTGAAGAACCGACAGTTGATCCACGATTAATTACGGCCTATCGCTCCATTTTACAGGATGAGTCGCTGGATAAGGCAATGGTAGCGTTGATGTTAAAGCTGCCTTCAGAAGCCTATATGACAGAAATATCTGATGATGTGGATGTACATGCAATTTATAACGCCAGGACACTGGCCAGGCTAACCATTGCCAAACAGTTAGAACAAGAACTCTGGCAAGCTCTGCGTAATAATCATTGCACGGAAGAGTACCAGCCCTCAGCTTTGCAGATTGCCCAGCGCAGCTTAAAAAATACTGCGCTGGCTTATTTGATGCTGTTAGATACGCAAGAGGCGCTGGATGCTGCGGTAGAGCAGTTTGACCATGCCAATAATATGACCGATGTGCTGGCTGCTTTTAATGTGATTTTAAATAGTGGCTTTGGTATGCAGAAGCAGCGTGTATTGAAGCTGTTTTATGAGCGCTGGCAGCATGAGTCCCTGGTGGTTAACCAGTGGTTTATGGCGCAGGCAGTTTGTTCGGTGCCGGGTACCTTGGAGCATGTTAAAGGCCTTATGTCGCACCCGGCCTTTGATCTTAAAAACCCGAATAAAGTACGGGCTTTGATTGGGGCTTTTTGTGGTCAGAATGCGGTTAATTTCCATCAGCGAGATGGTGCCGGTTATCGCTTTTTGGCGGATCAGATTATTGCCCTGAATAGCTTGAATCCACAGGTCGCATCAAGGTTGTTAGGCCCGTTAACCAAGTGGAAGAAATACAGCGAAGCAAGTCGTCTTTTAATGAAGGCAGAGTTGGAGCGAATTATGGCCGAACCAGGTCTGTCCAGCGATGTGTTTGAGGTGGTATCTAAAAGCTTAAAAGCTTAG
- a CDS encoding DUF2797 domain-containing protein, protein MQNQLGEGEGEQVSYHLPIGDELVPLNPLIGQSIKLTYSGVINCAHCGRKTKKSFNQGYCYPCFTKLAQCDSCIMSPEKCHYHAGTCRQPEWGDEFCMTDHFVYLANSSGVKVGITRGSQIPIRWMDQGAIQALPIFRVSTRQQSGLVEVVFKNHVADKTNWRKMLKGEVDRIDLEQRRDELFEACKDEITALQDEYGVQSIQAISDAEPVSIQYPVLEFPTKVTSLNFDKQPEISGVLKGIKGQYLIMDTGVLNIRKFGGYHIEFTAG, encoded by the coding sequence ATGCAAAACCAATTGGGTGAAGGCGAGGGCGAGCAAGTGTCCTACCATTTGCCGATAGGTGATGAGTTAGTGCCACTAAACCCCTTGATTGGCCAGTCCATTAAGCTGACTTACAGCGGCGTGATTAATTGCGCCCACTGTGGTCGCAAAACCAAAAAAAGCTTTAACCAGGGTTATTGTTACCCTTGTTTTACCAAGTTGGCCCAGTGTGATAGTTGTATAATGAGCCCTGAGAAATGCCATTATCATGCAGGCACTTGTCGCCAGCCAGAGTGGGGTGATGAGTTTTGCATGACGGATCACTTTGTCTATTTGGCCAACTCTTCAGGTGTCAAAGTAGGTATTACTCGCGGTAGCCAAATCCCCATCCGCTGGATGGATCAGGGAGCGATACAGGCACTGCCTATTTTTCGCGTTAGCACCCGTCAGCAGTCGGGTCTGGTTGAGGTTGTATTTAAAAACCATGTGGCCGATAAAACCAATTGGCGCAAAATGCTCAAAGGTGAAGTTGATAGGATTGATCTTGAGCAGCGCCGGGATGAACTTTTTGAAGCCTGCAAAGATGAGATTACAGCTCTGCAAGATGAGTACGGTGTGCAATCCATACAGGCCATCAGTGATGCTGAACCGGTGAGTATTCAGTATCCGGTGCTTGAATTTCCCACCAAGGTCACATCGTTAAATTTTGATAAGCAGCCAGAAATTAGCGGCGTATTAAAAGGCATTAAAGGCCAATACCTGATTATGGATACCGGCGTACTCAATATCCGTAAATTTGGTGGCTACCATATTGAATTTACCGCAGGCTAA
- a CDS encoding YeaC family protein, translated as MDFEQLISNITPDIHTALKRAIEIGKWPDGQRLTQEQRELCMEAVINYEQRFVAETDRVGYIDRGSKAEGELCDDKPDPGDNPNQERPLKWSE; from the coding sequence ATGGACTTTGAACAACTCATCAGCAATATCACTCCGGATATTCATACGGCGCTTAAACGCGCCATAGAGATAGGCAAATGGCCGGATGGCCAGCGTTTAACACAAGAGCAGCGTGAGCTTTGTATGGAGGCCGTAATTAATTATGAGCAGCGCTTTGTCGCTGAAACAGACCGTGTCGGTTATATCGATAGAGGCAGCAAAGCTGAAGGCGAACTCTGCGATGATAAGCCTGACCCCGGTGATAACCCAAATCAGGAGCGACCACTCAAGTGGTCCGAATAG
- a CDS encoding rhomboid family intramembrane serine protease encodes MAEIVVIDVPIAEDLQVFSQYLWKQGVSHRVLENNDRRLLLVGDKAVALQVRNAYERFLAGEAEAPRIEVPQGPQASVIFSKLLAHLPVTLGGIILSILGFLLVYFDRDFGLVKYFTFFDFDRVNAYFVFSVPSDEYWRFITPIFLHFGLMHIAFNMAMLWFVGQRIELLQGSVRMLGICMVIGLGSNIMQARYSEAAIFGGMSGVVYGLLGYGWIWSLLRPEKNLMIPNVILYFSLFMMVVGFAGLAGLFGAGNVANVAHLGGLIMGCLMGLGAALIDKYSSHNNSPNNPQDKP; translated from the coding sequence ATGGCTGAGATAGTAGTTATCGATGTACCAATTGCAGAGGACCTTCAGGTTTTCAGTCAATATCTCTGGAAGCAGGGGGTTAGCCACCGCGTGCTGGAAAATAATGATCGCAGGCTGCTATTAGTCGGTGACAAGGCGGTAGCATTGCAGGTTCGTAATGCCTACGAGCGTTTTCTGGCCGGAGAGGCGGAAGCTCCCCGGATTGAGGTGCCTCAAGGCCCGCAGGCCAGTGTTATCTTCAGTAAATTACTGGCACATTTGCCCGTTACTCTCGGCGGTATTATTTTAAGCATACTCGGTTTTTTATTGGTCTATTTTGACCGCGACTTTGGCCTGGTGAAATACTTTACCTTTTTTGATTTTGATCGAGTGAATGCCTATTTTGTTTTTTCTGTGCCCAGTGATGAGTACTGGCGCTTTATAACCCCGATCTTTTTGCATTTTGGTTTGATGCATATTGCCTTTAATATGGCGATGCTGTGGTTTGTGGGCCAGAGAATTGAGTTGCTGCAGGGCAGTGTCAGGATGCTGGGTATTTGTATGGTGATTGGTTTGGGTTCCAATATTATGCAGGCCAGATATTCTGAAGCGGCAATCTTTGGAGGCATGTCCGGTGTGGTTTATGGCCTGCTGGGCTATGGCTGGATCTGGAGCCTGTTGCGGCCTGAAAAAAACCTGATGATCCCCAATGTTATTTTATATTTTTCCTTATTTATGATGGTGGTCGGCTTTGCCGGTTTGGCGGGTTTGTTTGGTGCAGGCAATGTCGCCAATGTCGCTCATTTAGGTGGCTTGATTATGGGTTGCTTGATGGGCTTGGGAGCGGCCTTGATTGATAAGTACTCATCACACAACAACTCACCAAATAACCCACAAGATAAGCCATAA
- a CDS encoding metallophosphoesterase has protein sequence MTAVSDQESNGSAFAGYDLIGDVHGCGDSLVELIEKLGYSKRNGSYEYSNQRQPRQLVFLGDILDRGPKIRESIHIIREMVDRGSAQIVMGNHEYNALGYTTLAPEGSGKDYLREHNANHTRLIQETLDQFANHPQDWRDTLAWLYEWPLFLEFEAFRVIHACWDQPLIDQFKQHRPDGTIDKDFLIASEDFRVFEGRFMSRATRGASLLLPDNLSMTGKDGYTRRTFRVKFWVENPACYGDVQFQPDPLDQALAERRLSDMEKTYIPYYPHNQRPLFIGHYWQTGTPKPLVDNIACLDYSAVKNGRLMAYRMNNEQTLRADNFVWVRGQETLVL, from the coding sequence ATGACCGCAGTGAGTGACCAGGAATCCAATGGCTCGGCATTTGCCGGCTATGATCTTATTGGCGATGTACATGGCTGCGGAGATAGTCTGGTCGAATTAATCGAAAAACTGGGTTATAGCAAACGCAATGGCAGCTATGAATATAGCAATCAGCGCCAGCCACGGCAGTTAGTATTTCTCGGTGATATATTAGACCGTGGTCCAAAAATTCGAGAGTCGATCCATATTATCCGAGAGATGGTTGACCGTGGCAGTGCGCAGATAGTTATGGGCAATCATGAATATAATGCCTTGGGCTATACCACGCTTGCCCCGGAAGGCAGTGGCAAAGACTATCTGCGTGAACACAATGCCAATCATACCCGCCTGATACAAGAAACCCTCGATCAATTTGCTAATCACCCGCAGGACTGGCGAGATACACTTGCCTGGCTCTATGAGTGGCCTTTGTTTTTAGAGTTTGAGGCTTTTCGGGTGATTCATGCCTGTTGGGACCAGCCCTTAATCGATCAGTTTAAGCAACACCGCCCTGATGGCACTATCGATAAAGACTTTCTGATTGCTTCGGAAGATTTTCGTGTCTTTGAAGGCAGGTTTATGAGTCGTGCCACCCGTGGTGCCAGCCTACTGCTGCCGGATAATCTGTCCATGACCGGTAAGGATGGTTATACCCGCCGCACGTTCCGGGTTAAGTTCTGGGTAGAAAATCCCGCCTGTTATGGCGATGTGCAGTTTCAGCCAGACCCACTCGATCAGGCACTGGCAGAGCGCCGTTTATCGGATATGGAAAAAACCTATATCCCTTATTACCCTCATAACCAGCGCCCGCTGTTTATTGGCCACTATTGGCAAACCGGCACACCAAAACCGTTAGTAGATAATATTGCCTGTCTGGATTACAGTGCAGTAAAAAATGGTCGCTTAATGGCTTATCGAATGAATAATGAACAAACCCTCCGTGCTGACAATTTTGTCTGGGTGCGTGGGCAGGAAACACTGGTATTGTAA
- a CDS encoding SDR family oxidoreductase gives MRVFFVVVLLSHFFISTMALAAEPTVFITGANRGIGLEFVNQYSQRGWTVIATARKPAEADDLNALAAERNNITVEQLDVTDHARIDALAEKYKDQPIDVLLNNAAITPKYMSAFKKVDGVDYDMAKLSYDVNALGPLKMSQAFMSNVEASEQKKIIVISSKAGSFQEGPQRAMMYSYRASKSALNMMMYTLAFETAKDDVILTLLSPGTVNTMGVLGRMMPGSIQPEESVTNMVKLIGTLKPEHNGKMLNHSDGALIAW, from the coding sequence GTGAGAGTTTTTTTCGTTGTTGTTTTATTGAGCCATTTTTTTATATCCACGATGGCGCTGGCTGCTGAACCTACCGTTTTTATTACCGGCGCTAACCGCGGTATTGGTTTGGAATTTGTTAATCAATATAGCCAGCGTGGCTGGACCGTCATTGCCACCGCAAGAAAACCTGCGGAAGCGGATGACTTGAATGCATTGGCTGCTGAGCGCAACAATATTACCGTTGAGCAGTTAGATGTGACTGATCATGCCCGTATCGATGCGCTGGCCGAAAAGTATAAAGACCAGCCCATCGATGTACTGCTCAATAATGCAGCGATTACACCCAAGTATATGTCGGCTTTCAAAAAGGTTGATGGCGTCGATTACGATATGGCCAAGCTTAGCTATGATGTGAATGCGCTGGGACCTTTAAAAATGTCGCAAGCTTTTATGTCTAATGTAGAAGCTTCTGAACAGAAAAAAATTATTGTGATTTCCAGTAAGGCAGGTTCTTTTCAAGAAGGCCCGCAGCGGGCCATGATGTATAGCTATCGCGCCAGTAAATCCGCTTTAAATATGATGATGTATACCCTGGCGTTTGAAACCGCAAAAGACGACGTGATTTTAACCTTGTTATCACCGGGTACGGTTAACACCATGGGTGTATTAGGGCGCATGATGCCCGGCTCGATACAGCCAGAAGAGAGTGTGACCAATATGGTGAAGTTGATTGGTACATTAAAGCCAGAGCATAACGGCAAGATGCTAAATCATAGTGATGGTGCGTTGATAGCCTGGTAG
- a CDS encoding NAD(+) kinase, with translation MSEFNTVGIIGRESDAVGESLRVLTNFLSAQKIDIILGETIAGLLADNPYPVSGRTKMGESCDLIIVLGGDGSLLGAARQLARHNVPVLGINRGRLGFLTDILPEELEAKVGAVLQGEYVLEKRFLLSAIVKRKGEVIGRAEALNDVVVNSGTSAQMIEFNVYVDNEFVYPQRSDGLIVSTPTGSTAYSLSGGGPIMHPKLDAVVLVPMFPHTLSSRPIVIDGNSEIRIEINESNAIHPPVTCDGQVHLTAMPGDTVYITKRRHKLKLIHPTDHSFYASCRDKLGWGTGPVN, from the coding sequence ATGAGCGAATTTAACACAGTAGGCATTATTGGCCGTGAAAGCGATGCAGTCGGTGAGTCGCTGCGGGTACTGACCAACTTTCTGTCTGCTCAAAAAATAGACATTATTCTGGGTGAGACCATTGCCGGTCTATTGGCAGATAATCCTTATCCTGTCAGCGGCAGAACCAAAATGGGTGAAAGCTGCGATTTAATTATTGTGCTCGGTGGTGATGGCAGCCTGCTGGGCGCTGCCAGACAGCTTGCCAGACATAATGTACCGGTGTTGGGTATTAACCGTGGCCGCCTTGGGTTTTTGACCGATATATTACCGGAGGAGCTTGAAGCAAAGGTTGGGGCTGTTTTACAGGGCGAGTATGTGCTGGAAAAACGGTTTTTATTAAGTGCGATTGTCAAGCGTAAAGGCGAAGTTATTGGTCGGGCAGAAGCGCTTAATGATGTCGTGGTTAACTCAGGCACCTCCGCCCAGATGATCGAATTTAATGTCTATGTCGATAATGAGTTTGTCTACCCCCAGCGTTCCGATGGATTGATTGTTTCAACACCGACCGGTTCAACCGCTTATTCCCTGTCCGGTGGTGGTCCTATTATGCATCCCAAGCTGGATGCGGTTGTTTTAGTTCCTATGTTCCCGCACACACTCAGTAGCCGCCCGATTGTGATTGATGGCAATAGCGAAATCCGCATTGAAATCAATGAGTCTAATGCCATCCATCCGCCGGTAACCTGTGATGGTCAGGTACATCTGACGGCAATGCCCGGCGATACTGTTTACATCACCAAGCGTCGGCATAAGCTGAAATTAATCCACCCCACCGATCATAGTTTTTATGCCAGTTGCCGCGATAAATTAGGTTGGGGCACTGGGCCAGTCAATTAA